From a region of the Paenibacillus lutimineralis genome:
- a CDS encoding MFS transporter, whose product MSKVALIQAEPSKASIRSWLAIVVLGIAMFTVVATEFAPIGLLSSIASDLGRSSATVGLIVTAYALIGAGSALLSAVLPNRFPRKPLLIGLMLMLAAANGLSIIAHSFPILMLARVIGALSHGVFWAMVAALATQMAPPNRTGLATSIVFGGMSIANVLGVPLLNLIGQTWGWRLAFGFLVAACMLTALLMAIVLPQIKAEGSVGFATLASVLRSGKLWRVYTVAIFTVAAHFGAFTYIEPFLRNVPGIAPAMIAALLFGFGAAGLLGNVLTGALIDRFMKWVIAVSLLLMCVSLIGLGTFGLSSGVGTVLALLVVWGAAISVLFIGIQTWVLRTGGKAAISASAVYTTVFNSSSGVGAILGAFVLNNAGLSAIMTSAGLAIVMAFTIVVLDRGVRKTS is encoded by the coding sequence ATGTCTAAGGTTGCTTTGATTCAAGCCGAACCGTCGAAAGCTAGCATTCGCAGCTGGCTGGCGATCGTTGTTCTCGGCATTGCCATGTTTACTGTTGTTGCCACCGAATTCGCACCGATCGGACTGCTATCGTCTATCGCTTCTGATCTTGGGCGCAGTTCCGCAACGGTAGGGCTCATCGTGACGGCCTATGCGCTAATTGGCGCAGGCAGCGCGCTACTATCCGCCGTACTGCCGAATCGGTTCCCGCGCAAGCCGCTGCTCATCGGGCTTATGTTAATGCTGGCTGCCGCGAACGGACTTTCGATAATCGCTCATTCGTTCCCGATTCTTATGCTGGCGCGGGTTATCGGGGCGCTATCGCATGGAGTTTTCTGGGCAATGGTGGCTGCGCTTGCGACACAGATGGCTCCTCCGAACCGGACGGGCCTTGCGACTTCGATCGTTTTCGGCGGTATGTCGATTGCGAACGTGCTGGGTGTTCCACTACTCAACCTGATCGGACAGACATGGGGCTGGCGTTTGGCATTTGGCTTCCTCGTCGCGGCCTGCATGCTCACGGCGCTGTTAATGGCCATCGTGCTGCCGCAAATAAAAGCCGAAGGATCGGTTGGATTCGCCACCTTGGCCAGTGTTCTACGTAGCGGCAAGCTGTGGCGCGTCTATACGGTGGCAATCTTCACAGTAGCTGCGCATTTCGGAGCGTTCACATACATCGAACCGTTTTTGAGAAACGTCCCTGGTATTGCCCCCGCTATGATTGCCGCTCTGCTCTTTGGCTTCGGGGCTGCCGGCTTGCTCGGAAATGTGCTTACCGGGGCGCTGATCGACCGCTTCATGAAGTGGGTCATCGCCGTATCACTATTGCTTATGTGCGTATCGCTCATTGGTCTGGGCACGTTCGGGCTCAGCTCTGGGGTAGGGACAGTGTTGGCGCTTCTCGTTGTTTGGGGCGCCGCAATCTCGGTTCTTTTTATCGGTATTCAGACATGGGTATTGCGAACAGGTGGGAAGGCGGCGATATCTGCGTCAGCCGTGTATACGACCGTGTTCAACTCCTCTTCCGGCGTTGGAGCCATACTCGGTGCATTCGTTCTGAACAATGCCGGTTTGTCTGCCATTATGACCTCAGCTGGTCTGGCTATCGTCATGGCTTTTACTATCGTCGTTTTGGATCGTGGGGTGAGAAAGACATCATAA
- a CDS encoding DinB family protein, giving the protein MEAIWMHTIRNMFKQLHWANERILEHLRTQADNKQVVRLFAHILHSEKAWFTRLSGKDSSHIPFWPDADLSDCSRLVDENNANFSAYLSVIETNGNLEDVIAYKSITGASYATSVRNILTHLALHGQYHRGQINTILRSAGGEPVNVDYITYIRELS; this is encoded by the coding sequence ATGGAGGCGATATGGATGCATACGATCCGGAACATGTTTAAGCAGTTGCATTGGGCAAACGAACGGATTCTCGAACATCTGCGTACACAAGCTGATAACAAACAGGTGGTGCGGTTATTTGCCCACATTTTACATTCCGAGAAAGCATGGTTTACTCGATTGTCGGGGAAAGACAGCTCGCATATTCCTTTTTGGCCCGATGCCGATCTATCGGATTGTAGCCGATTGGTCGATGAAAACAATGCAAATTTTTCAGCGTATCTCTCTGTTATTGAGACGAACGGAAATTTGGAGGATGTCATCGCTTATAAGAGTATAACCGGGGCATCTTATGCCACGTCTGTTCGTAACATATTGACACATCTAGCGCTGCATGGACAATATCATCGTGGCCAAATCAACACAATACTACGTTCCGCTGGCGGTGAGCCCGTCAACGTCGATTACATCACCTATATAAGAGAGCTTTCGTAG
- a CDS encoding carboxymuconolactone decarboxylase family protein, whose translation MRNPVIILPDVGQSLQALGKALFASAEKNGVPARTLFLAYLRASQINGDSVCVDLHSRNAMAAGESAERILTVSAWRDTTNFTDAERAALSLSESMTRLYDQTYPVSDEVYKEAALHYDEAALATLITGIATANLYNRLNVSTRQIVDVLPRN comes from the coding sequence ATGAGAAACCCTGTAATCATTTTACCCGATGTGGGCCAATCCTTGCAGGCGTTGGGCAAAGCCTTATTTGCTTCAGCCGAGAAAAACGGTGTGCCCGCCCGTACTCTCTTCCTTGCCTACCTTCGTGCTAGCCAAATCAACGGAGATAGCGTCTGCGTGGATCTTCACTCCCGCAACGCTATGGCTGCAGGCGAATCGGCTGAGCGAATTCTAACTGTATCTGCTTGGCGCGACACGACAAATTTCACAGACGCGGAACGTGCTGCTCTGTCACTCAGCGAGTCGATGACTCGACTGTATGACCAGACCTATCCGGTGTCAGACGAAGTGTACAAGGAAGCAGCCCTTCACTATGATGAAGCGGCACTGGCCACGCTTATTACCGGAATCGCCACGGCTAACCTTTACAACCGCCTTAACGTCTCAACTCGCCAAATAGTAGACGTTTTGCCCCGTAATTAA
- a CDS encoding MerR family transcriptional regulator, which produces MFKISEFSKISQVSVKTLRYYDQLNLLKPAHTDPYSGYRYYSADQLFQLHSILAYKELGFSLEQIRQMIDEQIPLEQIRGMFRIKQHEIQSIVNKEQAKLVRIQDRLHAIKNEGGQEMMHNVVLKEVEPQLVVSYRQRTSFRQIPEMFRQLDDYLGNAGRPALSQIFLWHDCLESDDNMDIEAARLLTDKIASQPPFVVQRLQGIPLMATLIHHCRTTSRCTASTDLELWIERNGYRMIENEPRREICIPHEQTGDPEAYVAEVQIAVERA; this is translated from the coding sequence ATGTTCAAGATCAGCGAGTTTTCGAAGATAAGCCAAGTGTCTGTCAAGACTCTTCGGTACTACGACCAGCTGAATTTGCTCAAGCCGGCCCATACCGACCCTTACTCTGGATACCGATACTACTCTGCCGATCAGTTGTTTCAGCTTCACAGCATTTTGGCCTACAAAGAACTGGGGTTCTCGTTAGAGCAAATTCGCCAGATGATCGACGAGCAGATTCCGCTTGAGCAAATCAGAGGAATGTTCCGTATCAAGCAGCATGAGATTCAGTCTATTGTGAACAAAGAGCAGGCCAAGTTGGTTCGCATCCAAGACCGGCTACACGCCATCAAGAATGAGGGAGGACAGGAGATGATGCATAATGTCGTGCTGAAAGAAGTGGAACCGCAATTGGTGGTATCTTATCGGCAAAGAACTTCTTTTCGGCAAATTCCAGAGATGTTTCGGCAGCTGGACGATTATTTGGGCAATGCCGGTCGGCCGGCCTTGTCGCAGATCTTTTTGTGGCATGATTGCTTGGAAAGCGATGACAATATGGACATTGAAGCAGCCCGGCTACTGACCGATAAAATAGCAAGCCAGCCGCCCTTTGTGGTCCAACGGTTACAGGGTATTCCGCTGATGGCCACACTGATCCATCATTGTCGGACGACGAGCCGCTGCACTGCAAGCACTGATCTGGAGCTGTGGATTGAGCGAAATGGTTATCGAATGATCGAAAACGAGCCGCGGCGCGAAATTTGCATCCCTCATGAACAGACAGGTGATCCGGAAGCTTATGTCGCGGAGGTGCAGATTGCCGTCGAGAGAGCTTAG
- a CDS encoding sigma-70 family RNA polymerase sigma factor, whose amino-acid sequence MEEQFESYREHLQAMAYRMLGSLTEAEDAVQETWLRLYRSDRSEIENLGGWLTTVTSRICLDMLRSRKARREEFMDESLPEISANSEDRYNPEQEALMADSVGLALLVVLDKLNPSERVAFVLHDVFAVPFSEIAPIVGKSELATRKLASRARQKVRGNESNSQADLDRQCKLVDAFLAAAYAGDFDSLLAVLDPDVVLRDDRETSVRTETRGALALANKVAGRAKAAQVALVDGCIGAIAAPGGKLLYVIQFTIKDGKIAEVDLISDSTHLEQLDLTILGKKMTTYSKKQVDFT is encoded by the coding sequence ATGGAAGAGCAATTCGAATCGTACCGAGAACATCTACAGGCAATGGCCTATCGCATGCTTGGATCATTGACAGAAGCGGAGGATGCCGTGCAAGAAACCTGGTTACGTCTTTATCGTTCAGATAGAAGCGAGATTGAGAATTTAGGAGGATGGCTGACCACAGTCACATCGCGGATTTGTCTTGACATGCTGCGTTCGAGAAAAGCTAGACGTGAGGAATTCATGGATGAGTCTTTGCCTGAAATTTCTGCTAACTCTGAAGATCGATACAATCCTGAACAAGAAGCGCTGATGGCCGATTCAGTCGGACTTGCACTACTTGTTGTGTTAGATAAACTAAATCCATCAGAACGGGTGGCCTTCGTGCTGCATGATGTCTTTGCCGTGCCATTCAGCGAAATTGCACCCATTGTGGGAAAATCCGAACTCGCCACTAGAAAGCTTGCAAGTCGGGCGCGCCAAAAGGTGAGGGGAAATGAGAGCAATTCACAAGCCGATTTGGATCGACAGTGCAAACTCGTTGACGCTTTCCTAGCTGCGGCATACGCTGGAGATTTCGATTCGTTATTAGCGGTGCTAGATCCGGATGTGGTTCTTCGAGATGATCGTGAGACAAGCGTCCGAACCGAAACTCGGGGAGCCCTTGCTTTAGCCAACAAGGTAGCAGGACGCGCCAAAGCTGCGCAGGTGGCCCTCGTGGATGGGTGCATCGGGGCGATTGCGGCCCCAGGCGGGAAGTTACTTTACGTGATTCAGTTTACAATAAAAGATGGGAAAATCGCCGAGGTAGACTTGATTTCCGACTCAACACACCTTGAGCAACTTGATTTAACGATTTTGGGAAAAAAAATGACCACCTACTCAAAAAAACAGGTGGATTTCACATAA
- a CDS encoding LysR family transcriptional regulator: MKEKKMDTRNITYFMAVFEHLHFTKAAELLGISQPTLSQQIRLLEAEVGMPLFDRIGKKVVATEAGRLLHQYGMKMLQAEMDAKNAIKELLSEKRGTVRLGVLPSDLDFQLVPLFVEFKTLYPETRLQAFSTIFVREEVLAHKVDLGIGLCGPSDKRLVQIPLGSEPYELFVHSASELAKRREITLEEMTQHALVMYPKGYLGRDLVDGVCREQGFELTTVMEVGSASSLLQLVAAGIGATIQPRDLLKQHPEWSDIVSIPISEPAPVRHLELTYYADRFISKAQQQLSEWLIDFFKSRTV; this comes from the coding sequence ATGAAGGAGAAAAAGATGGATACTCGAAATATAACGTATTTTATGGCTGTCTTCGAGCACCTTCATTTCACGAAAGCTGCAGAGCTTCTGGGGATTTCACAGCCTACGCTGAGTCAGCAGATTCGCTTACTTGAGGCAGAAGTGGGCATGCCACTTTTCGACCGGATCGGTAAAAAAGTAGTTGCAACCGAGGCTGGCAGGCTGCTCCATCAATACGGCATGAAAATGCTTCAGGCTGAAATGGATGCGAAGAATGCCATTAAAGAGCTATTATCCGAGAAACGTGGAACCGTTCGGCTTGGAGTATTGCCCTCCGATCTCGATTTCCAACTTGTTCCGCTCTTCGTCGAATTCAAGACCCTTTATCCCGAAACCAGGCTGCAAGCATTCTCGACGATCTTTGTCCGGGAAGAAGTGCTTGCACATAAAGTGGATCTCGGAATCGGACTTTGTGGTCCTTCGGATAAACGTCTGGTTCAGATTCCGCTGGGAAGCGAGCCTTACGAATTGTTTGTTCACTCAGCGAGTGAACTGGCGAAGAGGCGCGAGATTACGCTCGAGGAAATGACACAGCATGCTCTGGTGATGTACCCGAAAGGTTATTTGGGCAGAGATTTGGTGGATGGCGTTTGCCGAGAACAAGGCTTTGAATTGACGACGGTCATGGAGGTTGGCTCCGCATCCTCCCTATTACAGTTGGTTGCGGCAGGCATCGGTGCGACCATACAACCGAGAGATTTGTTAAAACAGCATCCGGAATGGTCCGATATCGTATCGATTCCTATCTCTGAGCCTGCTCCCGTTCGTCACCTGGAGTTGACGTATTATGCTGACCGATTCATCAGCAAAGCACAGCAGCAATTGTCGGAATGGCTCATTGATTTTTTCAAATCCAGAACAGTTTGA
- a CDS encoding FMN-dependent NADH-azoreductase — METVLYITAHPRDDEQSYSMTVGKEFMQAYRLAHPQDEVVHLDLYRMNIPQLDADILNGWDKLKSGTSFEQLTLAEQTKIGRINELVDQFVAADKYIFVNPIWNYSYPPVMKAYLDTICITGKTFKYHPDGSRSGLLGDKKAVHIQASGSVLSPGSNTINEGFEMGHRHLKVIMDFVGLTDFQSIFVEGIAEYPNQAPQFKEKAIRQAHQIAENF, encoded by the coding sequence ATGGAAACAGTACTTTATATAACAGCTCACCCACGCGACGATGAGCAATCCTATTCCATGACAGTAGGAAAAGAATTTATGCAAGCTTACCGTTTAGCCCATCCGCAGGATGAGGTCGTACATCTCGATTTGTATAGAATGAATATTCCGCAACTAGACGCTGATATTTTGAACGGGTGGGACAAGCTTAAAAGTGGTACATCTTTCGAACAATTAACACTTGCGGAGCAAACGAAAATCGGACGTATCAATGAACTTGTTGATCAATTTGTGGCCGCCGATAAATATATCTTTGTCAATCCTATATGGAATTACTCCTATCCCCCGGTGATGAAAGCATATCTTGACACGATCTGTATCACGGGCAAGACATTCAAGTATCATCCAGATGGTAGCAGGAGCGGTTTGCTTGGCGATAAAAAAGCTGTTCACATTCAAGCTAGTGGAAGCGTATTGTCACCCGGATCAAACACGATCAACGAAGGTTTTGAAATGGGGCACCGCCACCTAAAAGTCATTATGGATTTTGTGGGACTAACTGACTTTCAAAGTATCTTTGTTGAAGGGATAGCCGAGTATCCTAATCAAGCGCCGCAGTTTAAAGAAAAGGCAATCCGACAAGCGCACCAAATAGCGGAAAACTTCTAG
- a CDS encoding alpha/beta fold hydrolase has translation MTYSYNLDRDLLADYDGTYPFTPHFTDAPGFAMHYVDEGPHRGETVLCLHGEPTWGYLFRHLIPVLSSDYRVIVPDHMGFGKSATPQNRSYWLQDHIDNLERFVLALDLREITLIMHDFGGPVGMGLAARHPERIRRLITTNGPTPFGQFSLGDRLSANVAISPWFQWVVQAVKDGNLEAVLGQLGFNILSTLKLNGFENHALITDTWLAAYGSHFADPSECLGAIGWAKGYATGAHKFEVPNAKTIRMIRTKPAMAIWGESDRTLHAEHFLPLFTELFPDASVHRLAGVGHYCLEDAPDEVGRLIADFIHRN, from the coding sequence ATGACGTATTCTTATAACCTCGACCGCGATCTGCTTGCGGATTACGACGGTACCTACCCATTCACACCGCACTTCACCGACGCTCCCGGCTTTGCCATGCACTATGTTGACGAAGGGCCGCACAGAGGTGAGACCGTTCTTTGTCTTCATGGCGAGCCGACCTGGGGCTATCTATTTCGGCACCTCATCCCGGTCCTGAGCTCGGATTACCGTGTTATTGTCCCTGATCATATGGGGTTCGGCAAAAGTGCGACTCCTCAGAATCGTAGCTACTGGCTGCAAGATCATATCGACAATCTCGAACGGTTCGTCCTTGCACTCGACTTGAGGGAAATCACGTTGATTATGCACGATTTTGGCGGTCCGGTGGGGATGGGACTTGCTGCCCGCCATCCAGAACGCATCCGCAGGCTTATCACGACCAATGGGCCGACACCGTTCGGTCAGTTCAGTCTCGGAGACCGGTTGAGCGCCAATGTCGCCATCTCGCCTTGGTTCCAATGGGTTGTTCAAGCGGTGAAGGATGGGAATCTCGAGGCCGTGTTGGGCCAACTCGGTTTTAATATTCTCAGCACGCTCAAACTGAACGGTTTTGAGAACCATGCCCTGATTACCGACACCTGGCTGGCGGCTTACGGCTCGCACTTTGCCGATCCGTCGGAATGTCTCGGCGCGATCGGCTGGGCAAAAGGGTATGCTACAGGCGCGCACAAGTTTGAAGTACCTAATGCCAAAACCATCCGCATGATCCGCACCAAGCCGGCAATGGCCATTTGGGGAGAGTCTGATCGAACGCTTCATGCTGAACATTTTCTGCCGCTGTTCACGGAGTTATTCCCCGATGCTTCCGTTCATCGGCTTGCAGGCGTGGGTCATTACTGTCTGGAAGATGCACCGGATGAAGTTGGACGTCTCATTGCAGACTTCATCCACCGAAACTGA
- a CDS encoding CynX/NimT family MFS transporter, with translation MKKTFYLFALFIAALNLRPLITSVASMMGMIQSELGISALTASLLTTLPVLCMGLFAPVATTLSQRFGLERTLFISLLLITMATTLRGIDRSVTILLVTALAGGIGISFAGPLLSSFIKKYFPARPGIVSIYSVSMTIGAALASGLTIPIYTQSQHNLPFALSCWAVLGVIALIIWVALVRKKQYSGNETWRLRLPLGNKKAIQFTLFFGFMASMFYGLTAWISPIALSFGYSPQYAAMLLTMFTLIQVPVALLVPGIVNHSGKPKLLLVLCSVSELIGLGLLLLPVPMLPAVLFLGVGAGGLFPLALMLPIMETRTAEEAGTWSAMSQMGGYTMGAFGPLFIGWIFDISGHFNASIIAMLVIVMLMIGVQLSMTLEKKATEGPNEQ, from the coding sequence ATGAAAAAAACATTCTATTTATTCGCTCTATTTATAGCGGCTTTGAATCTACGCCCCTTAATTACCTCTGTAGCTTCCATGATGGGTATGATTCAATCCGAGCTGGGCATCAGCGCTTTGACAGCAAGCCTTCTGACCACGCTGCCCGTCCTGTGTATGGGACTGTTTGCTCCAGTTGCCACAACGCTAAGTCAACGGTTTGGTCTGGAGCGTACCCTTTTTATTTCGTTACTTCTCATCACCATGGCTACCACACTGCGTGGTATTGACCGATCTGTCACCATACTTCTTGTTACTGCTTTGGCAGGAGGGATCGGAATCAGCTTCGCCGGGCCTCTGTTGTCCAGCTTTATCAAAAAGTATTTCCCAGCCAGGCCGGGTATTGTCAGTATTTACTCGGTATCCATGACGATTGGGGCAGCACTCGCTTCGGGCTTAACCATCCCGATTTACACTCAAAGTCAACATAACCTGCCATTCGCTTTGTCATGCTGGGCTGTTTTGGGGGTTATCGCTCTGATCATCTGGGTCGCTCTGGTAAGGAAAAAACAATATTCCGGCAACGAGACCTGGCGTCTCAGACTGCCGCTTGGCAACAAAAAAGCCATCCAATTCACCTTGTTTTTTGGCTTCATGGCCAGCATGTTCTATGGCTTGACGGCCTGGATTTCACCTATTGCCCTCAGTTTCGGATACAGCCCGCAATACGCGGCTATGCTGCTTACCATGTTCACGCTGATTCAGGTCCCGGTTGCGTTGCTGGTTCCAGGTATTGTCAATCACTCGGGAAAGCCCAAATTATTGCTTGTCTTGTGCAGTGTGTCAGAGCTTATCGGCCTGGGATTACTTCTGTTACCCGTTCCGATGCTTCCAGCCGTACTTTTTCTGGGCGTTGGTGCAGGCGGATTGTTTCCTCTGGCGCTGATGCTGCCCATTATGGAGACTCGTACCGCTGAAGAAGCGGGAACCTGGTCGGCTATGTCACAGATGGGAGGTTACACCATGGGTGCTTTTGGGCCTTTATTTATCGGATGGATCTTTGATATAAGTGGACATTTTAACGCTTCGATTATTGCCATGCTGGTCATCGTCATGCTGATGATTGGCGTGCAGCTGTCCATGACCCTGGAGAAAAAAGCTACAGAAGGACCTAATGAGCAGTAA
- a CDS encoding prolyl oligopeptidase family serine peptidase: MNARKRLVSAVIAAIMAVSVPVSVMAQDGAKKAAPWYQDGVQVLVTKGIIDKGVKQNQEISVKDFIRYAVMSLTYQHGIDPMKVASEKGWLKEGEFTSVDAPIKRGEMARMMVRALGKEQGETSLAEYVASAKALGLIQGDADGSLHEDQPVTVAQAAVVLKNYSNKMLSTMDDRGVSQISVEDFMRSPGSFGYELSPDGKYLSYAGTWENRSNVFVEKIGEKSEPIRVTSSKDRDIAGFFWKGDNILYRKDKGGDENFHVYSSTFNGNKEVDLTPYDKVSVQIVSDLSGVKDEILISMNKEDATIFDVYKLNVKTGETKLIAKNPGNIMEWVADRQGKIRLASESDGIVSTLLYRDTEEEAFKPLVTLNNGDTMNPLGFSADGKSIYAVSNNGRDKTALVKLNLKGEEEVLYQHPEVDVTGAYYDKNQDKMLAAVYVTDKAHLEFFDDKFEAMYRKLQQKLGVSESEIGLNDYNEDMTKLIVSVSNDKTYGMYYFYDSVSGELTSLGNLSPWLKPDQMADMYPISYKSRDGLTIHGYLTLPKNKKPQNLPMIINPHGGPWTRDTWGFNPEVQLLANRGYAVLQMNFRASMGYGKSFRDAGNKQWGLKIQDDITDGVKWAIQQGIADPKRVGIYGGSFGGYATLTGITKTPELYAAAVDYVGVSNMFSFLGSIPPYWETMRNLLNERVGDVEKDKEMLKQVSPVFHVDKIVTPLFVAQGANDPRVNKAESDQIVEALKKRGVQVEYMVKDDEGHGFANEENLIDFYNTMIKFLDKYLKPQSK, encoded by the coding sequence ATGAATGCAAGAAAAAGACTAGTCTCCGCAGTGATTGCGGCTATTATGGCCGTATCCGTTCCCGTGTCAGTCATGGCACAGGATGGAGCGAAAAAAGCAGCACCATGGTATCAAGATGGAGTACAGGTACTCGTAACGAAGGGAATTATTGACAAAGGGGTAAAACAAAATCAAGAGATTTCTGTTAAAGACTTTATCCGCTATGCGGTAATGTCGCTTACATATCAACATGGCATCGATCCGATGAAGGTTGCTTCCGAGAAGGGGTGGTTGAAGGAAGGAGAATTCACTTCCGTTGACGCTCCGATCAAACGCGGCGAGATGGCACGCATGATGGTGCGGGCACTCGGTAAGGAACAGGGTGAAACGAGCTTGGCCGAATATGTGGCAAGCGCTAAGGCACTTGGGCTCATTCAAGGGGATGCAGATGGAAGCTTGCACGAAGATCAGCCAGTGACTGTAGCTCAAGCGGCAGTTGTGCTTAAAAATTACAGCAATAAAATGCTATCAACGATGGACGACAGAGGTGTGTCACAAATTTCCGTGGAAGACTTCATGCGGAGTCCGGGCAGCTTTGGGTATGAGCTTTCTCCAGATGGCAAGTATCTTTCTTATGCGGGTACTTGGGAGAACCGTTCCAATGTGTTTGTAGAGAAAATCGGAGAGAAAAGCGAGCCTATTCGCGTGACAAGCTCGAAAGATCGCGATATCGCCGGCTTCTTCTGGAAAGGCGATAACATTCTATATCGCAAAGATAAGGGCGGAGACGAGAATTTCCATGTGTATTCATCTACTTTTAATGGCAATAAGGAAGTGGATTTGACGCCTTACGATAAGGTCAGTGTTCAAATCGTGAGCGATTTATCTGGTGTGAAAGACGAAATTTTGATTTCGATGAATAAAGAAGATGCTACCATCTTCGATGTATATAAATTGAATGTAAAGACAGGGGAAACGAAGCTGATCGCCAAAAACCCAGGGAACATTATGGAATGGGTAGCTGATCGTCAAGGTAAAATTCGGCTCGCTTCTGAAAGCGACGGTATTGTAAGTACACTGTTGTACCGCGATACGGAGGAAGAGGCGTTCAAACCGTTGGTTACGTTAAATAACGGGGATACGATGAATCCGCTTGGTTTCTCGGCAGACGGTAAATCGATCTATGCGGTCTCCAATAACGGTCGGGACAAGACGGCGCTCGTCAAGCTGAATCTAAAGGGTGAGGAAGAAGTTCTGTATCAGCATCCGGAAGTTGACGTAACTGGAGCATATTACGACAAAAATCAAGATAAAATGCTGGCGGCTGTCTATGTAACAGATAAAGCGCATTTGGAGTTTTTCGATGATAAATTCGAGGCGATGTACCGCAAGCTGCAGCAGAAGCTTGGCGTCAGTGAAAGTGAAATCGGGCTAAACGATTATAACGAGGATATGACGAAGCTGATCGTTAGTGTTTCGAATGACAAGACTTACGGGATGTATTATTTTTACGATAGCGTATCCGGTGAGTTAACATCCTTAGGTAATCTGAGTCCGTGGCTTAAACCAGATCAGATGGCTGATATGTATCCGATTTCTTACAAGAGCAGAGATGGATTAACGATTCACGGTTACTTAACATTACCGAAAAATAAAAAGCCTCAAAATCTGCCGATGATCATTAATCCGCATGGTGGGCCGTGGACACGTGATACGTGGGGCTTCAACCCGGAAGTACAATTGCTCGCAAACCGCGGGTATGCCGTACTTCAAATGAATTTCCGTGCATCAATGGGGTATGGGAAGTCCTTTAGGGATGCAGGAAATAAACAATGGGGATTGAAAATTCAAGATGATATTACTGACGGTGTGAAGTGGGCGATTCAGCAAGGGATTGCTGATCCGAAACGAGTTGGTATTTATGGCGGTTCGTTTGGCGGATACGCAACCTTGACAGGCATTACGAAAACGCCGGAATTGTATGCTGCTGCTGTTGATTATGTAGGTGTATCGAATATGTTCTCATTCTTGGGATCGATCCCACCGTATTGGGAGACCATGAGAAATCTCTTAAACGAACGTGTCGGCGATGTCGAAAAGGACAAAGAAATGCTGAAGCAAGTTTCGCCGGTGTTCCACGTCGATAAGATCGTAACTCCATTATTCGTGGCTCAAGGGGCGAATGATCCGCGGGTGAACAAAGCAGAATCCGACCAAATTGTCGAAGCACTCAAAAAACGCGGCGTGCAAGTGGAGTATATGGTCAAGGATGATGAAGGACATGGCTTTGCCAACGAAGAGAACTTAATCGATTTCTATAATACAATGATCAAGTTTTTGGATAAATATTTGAAGCCGCAGAGCAAATAA
- a CDS encoding CGNR zinc finger domain-containing protein, with product MHFVDTSKGGKRRWCSMDLCGNRQKAAEFYARQKERIRK from the coding sequence ATTCATTTCGTAGACACCTCCAAAGGTGGCAAACGCCGCTGGTGCAGTATGGACTTATGCGGGAACCGCCAAAAGGCAGCGGAATTTTATGCGAGACAAAAAGAGCGAATAAGGAAATAA